DNA sequence from the Acidobacteriota bacterium genome:
ACATCTCGTCGAGGAGAGCGGTGGCCTTCTCCTCATCGTCGACGGCGAGGGCGACCTGAAAACTCTTGCCGGCCCGCACGTCCTCGACCTGGTCGAAGCCGATGCCGGCCAACGCGGTGCGGATCGCTTTGCCCTGCGGGTCCAGGATCTCGCGTCGCGGATAGACGGTTACTCTTGCCTTCAAGGAGACACCTCCAGCCAGGATGTGGGGTGGTCCTGCTCGGTCATCACGACCTGCGCATGGGCCCCTTCTCGCGCCAGCATCTCACCCGCCTCGGAGGCGGCGAGGGCCGGCAGATTGTTCGTTTGGGAAAGATGGTAGAGGACGACCCAGCGCAACCGATCGCACACCAGCTCCGGCAACCCCTCCGCCGCATCGCGGTTCGAGAGATGGCCGTGGCGGCCGGCGACGCGCTGTTTCAGCGCCCACGGGTAGGGGCCGTTGCGCAGCATGTCGAGATCGTGGTTGGTTTCGATCACCAGTACGTCGAGATCCGTCAACCGACCCCAGGCCAGGCGGCTGCGGCTTCCGAGATCCGCCGCCAGGCCGAGACGCTCACCGGTGGCCGCTTGGATCACCAGACCTACCGGCTCGCAGGCATCGTGGGGGACGGCGAAGGGCTCCACCTCGAAGCCCCCCACCTCCACCGGCCGGCCGGAAGCGATCGGCCGCACCCGCTGGCGCACCTCATCGGACAGGTGCCGCCATCCGTCGAGGGTACCGGCGGTGGCGTAGACCGGCGTGCCGTAGCGCCGCGCCAGCACGTCCACCCCGCGGGTGTGATCGCTGTGTTCGTGGGTCACCAGCACGGCGGAGAGATCCGCCGCTTCGACGCCCAGGCTCTCGAGCCGCAATTCGATCTGTTTGCAGGAGAAACCGGCATCCACCAACAACAACTCATCGGCGCACTCGATCACCAGCGCGTTGCCGCGGCTTCCGGAACCGAGAACGGCGACGCGCATGGAGGGCCTAGAACCTCTCCCGAGGGAGTCGATAGGGAACGTGGATCGTCATGTTGGAACCGTTTTGGTGGAGAGCGGACACACGCTCATCAGTAGGTTGTCCGAGCTCAGACGGTATCACGACTGACCGACGCCGGCGGGCGCCGAAAGAACGATCAGTAATCGTAGGTGAAGCCCTGCTCCAGGTAGCCGATATCCGGATTGCCCAGGGCCTCCACCTCGCGCCGAATCTGCTCCCGGCAAGGCGGCTTCAGATGGTGCAGCAGGATCGGCACCTTCTTGCGCATCTTGGCCAGTTCCCGCTCCAGCGTCTGCGGCGTGAGGTGGGACGAGACATCGGCCACCTTTTGGAGGGAGTTGTCGAAGCTGGTTTCGATACACACCGCTTCGAGACCGGGGGTCTGGTCTGCCAGTTCCCACAGGCGCCGCGTCGGCCCGGTATCGCTCGACCAGATCACCGCCTTGCCGTTCTGCTCGATGATGAAGCCGTAGGTCGGCACGACATGATCCACCGCGAAGGGAGTGAAACTCACCCCGTCGAGCACCACCGGCACCTCCTCGCGCAGCTCATGGAAGCGCACCGCCGGCAGCAGGTGATTCGGCAGACGGGAAAAGTCCGGCCAAGTGGCGTTGTTGAACAGGTACTTACGCAGCGCGTAAATGGTCGCCGACGAGGCATAGATGTCGATCGCCCGGGAGGTCAGGCCATACACGTTCTCGATGAAAAAGGGCAGCGAATTGGTGTGATCCATGTGCGAATGGGTCAACACAATGGACTCCACCTGCGCCTGCTCCTCGATCGAGAGAGCCTGCGACAGAGAACCCGCATCGAGAGCCACCGTGCCGTTGATCCGCAAACAGGTCATCCGGCAATCGAGGCTCTCGCCACCGAAACTGCCCAAGACATCGATGCGCATGAATACGTCATTCTAGTGGGCGGATCCCGGCGGTACAAGAAGGATCGCCGACGTCATCAGCGAGGCGAGAGCGTCGGCGGGCAGCTAGCGCTAGGCGCCGGGGTCAAGTCCTGCGCCGGCCCCGGATTCAATCTCCCCTCCTGGCAAAGAACCCGTGAAAGCACCGGGATCGAGGCCGGCACCGGCTTCAGAATGGTTCTCTAGATGCAGCGGGGGGTCACAAGCCCATCGGGGTCGGAACTAGCACCGCCCTCGGAGCCACTCCCGAAACTGTGCACGACCGGAGGAGGAGCGGTGAAACTAACGCGGTCGCCACTGACACCGCCACCACCCCAATGAACTAGTGATGTGCTGAATAAATCCGCTTCGCGGATTTCAGCACATCACTAGAAACGAGTCCCGATCCAGAAGTCCGTAGCGAAACCGTCTTCGGCGGTGGCGAAGCGGTATTGCTTGGCGAAGTCCCAGTTCAGGGTCAGGCCGGCGAAACGCGCTGAGATGCCGTAACCGTAGGAGGCACGGGCATCGGCGAACTGGTCTTCGTCGGAATCCCAGATGTCGAAGTCCTGGAACTCGTCGTTCCAGGCGCCGCCGATGTCGAGGAAGACAATGCCGCGAACGCCCTGGAAGCCGATGACCGGTGTGGCCAAGACGTCGATCAGCGGGAAGCGGAACTCGAAGTTGGTGACGAAGGCATGGGTACCCACCAGGGAGCGAAAGTCGAATCCGCGCAGGGTATCGAGTCCGCCCAAAGCGAAGAGCCCCGGCTGGTTGCCGTCGGACATGCCGAAGTAGCCGCGCACAGCGAAGTTGCTGCGGCGGGTGACCTGAAGGTACTGCCGCACCTCTAGCTCGGCCGATGTGAAGAGCGTGCCGGAATCTTCCGTGTCCGGAGCGTAGGAGAAGTCCAGGCGCCAGCGCCGACCGCTGATCGGGCCGCTGGAAGTGAAGACCGTCGAGTCACCGGCCAGGGCCGTGCTGAGAATTGGGAAGTCGTCCTCGACACGAATCACGCCGATCTGGCGCCCAAAGGAGACCTGCTGATCGAACTCTCGGAAGATGTATCCGGCGCCGATCTCGAAGCGGGTCTGGAAAGTGAAGGGATAGACCAGGGAGAACACCGCGCCGGTCAGCTCATAGGCGGAGTCACCGCGTTCGAAACCCCGAGTCTGGTCAAAGGTGCGGTAGAAATAGCGGGTGTCGAAGGCGCTGATGTTCCACTGCAGGCGGTTCGTCAGGTTCGCGTAGGTGATGTTGAAGTTCGACAGACTCTCCACCGACGAGAGCACCGCGATCAAGCGCTTGTCGCCCAGGTAGTCGGTGAAGGACAACACCACCTGCCCGAGCAGGGTCTGGTCGTCGTTGATGCCGATCAGCGTGTCGGCGCTCTCCAGGAACAACTTGAAGCCGCGGTAGTTCTCCTTGTTCGAATCGTCAATCGGCACCTGGATATCCGGTTCGAAAACCGGTAGGGAATTGGCATCGGCGGCCGTCTCGGAGATCTCCACCGTCTCCGGCTCGGTAACCGGTTCCGGCACCTCGATCGAGTAGAGGTCGAAGCGCCCTTTCCACATGGCCGTGTAGACCAGCCGCTCGGAGCCGTCCGGCTCCGGCAACACCGTGGGCATGAAGCAGCCGGTGACCGCGTTGGTGTACTGCGAGAGTTCGCCGGTCGATAGATCCAGACCGTAGATGTTCAGAATCCCGCTGCGGTCCGAGGTGAAGTACAGCCGGCGGCCGGTAGGCGAAAACACCGCGTCGGTCTCGCTCGACTCGCCGAAAGTGAGCTGGAAGCGCTTGGTGGGATCGTCCAGCGGCACCCGGAAAAGCTTCGCCTGTCCGTCGCCGATCACCGTCGTCATCACCACCGACTTGCCGTCCGGCGAGAACACCGGCGAGGAGTCGTAGAACTCGTCATCGGTGAAATTCTCGACCTCCCCGGTTTCGATGTCGACGATATAGATGTCGAATGCGCCGTCAACGATCGCCGAGAAGGCGATGCGGCGGCCGTCCGGATGCCAGGCCGGGGCGATGTGCTGGTCCAGTTCGTTCAGGTCCAGCCGCTGGCGCAGCTTGCCGGTCAACACGTCGTAGAGCAGCAGGCTGCGGTTGCGCTCGCGCTTGGCAAACACCGCCAGGGTGTTGCCGTCCGGGGAAAAGGCGATGTCGCGTCCGAACTTTCGGCCGAGGGTCAACTCCTGCGCCACCAGATATTGATAGTCGCCGTCGAAACCCTTGGTCAGGTTGCGCAGATTCTTGCGCTCGCGGGTGTCGAACAGCGTGATGTCGACGTCGCCGCGCTCGGAGGTGAAGGCCGCCAGCAGGTCGCCGGAAGGCGAGGCCGCCGGCGAAATGATCTGGCTGGGCAGGCCGCGGGTCACCCGGAAGGGCCGACCGAAGTCGCGCGGTTCACCGGTCTCTAGAAGCTCCGGCAAATACTTGCGGCGCAGCCAACGGCGGAAGTCAGCATCGAAGTCTTCGCCCTCCACGCCGAAGGCCCGGTCAACGGCGCGGCCGACGCTCGAGCCGATCGACGTACGGAGCTCGAAGATGAAGTCCTGGAAGCCGTCCTTGCCGTAGGTCTCCTCGATGTAGTCGAAGATGGCGTGGCCGATGCGGTAGGCGAGAAAGCCTCCACCCTCCCAGGTGGTGACGTTCGGGATGATGTCGTTGACGGCGGCATCGCGCAGGTACATCACGTCGCGCGTCGTTTCGTCTTCTGCCATGTAGCTCGCCATGCCCTCCATCACCCAAGTCGGCGGACGAGCGGCGATGGCCCGGCCGAAGCTGCCCCGGAACAGGATGTGGTACTGGAATATGTGGGTCAGTTCGTGCTCGATGAGGTTCATCAACTCATCGTCCGGCAGGTCGATCGGCAGCACCATGCGGAAGCGCACCGGCGAGGCGAAGGCGCCCACCCCTTCGGGGATGAAATTCAGGATGATGTTGTTCTGCTCGAAGGCCGAGTGGTTGGCGTAGAAGATGAGCGGCGTGGGCTCTTGAATCTGGAAATCAAAATCCCGCGACAGGCGGTCGTATGCGCTCTCGGCGAAGGACACCACCCGCTCGAGCTGATCTTCTTCCTCGGTGTAGAAATACACGTCGAAGTGCGTCGAATGGTAGATCTTCCAGTCGAAGTCGCGATACTGCACCTTGTTCTTGCCGAAACCCCGGCCGCCCCGCGCCGGACCGAGCTGAGCCATCACCGAGTCGGCAGCGAGAAAGAAAACCAGCAGAGCAACCGAGATCCTCAGGATTCGTGAGCGGTTCAACAGCATCTCCTTTTACGCCTCAGTCCGTGAACAGGGACCGAGTGGCCTCGATCTCTTTCTGGGTGAACACGCCCACGATGCGATCCTCGAGGGAGTAGAGGTTCTCGAACATCCCGGTCA
Encoded proteins:
- a CDS encoding MBL fold metallo-hydrolase: MRVAVLGSGSRGNALVIECADELLLVDAGFSCKQIELRLESLGVEAADLSAVLVTHEHSDHTRGVDVLARRYGTPVYATAGTLDGWRHLSDEVRQRVRPIASGRPVEVGGFEVEPFAVPHDACEPVGLVIQAATGERLGLAADLGSRSRLAWGRLTDLDVLVIETNHDLDMLRNGPYPWALKQRVAGRHGHLSNRDAAEGLPELVCDRLRWVVLYHLSQTNNLPALAASEAGEMLAREGAHAQVVMTEQDHPTSWLEVSP
- a CDS encoding 3',5'-cyclic-nucleotide phosphodiesterase, which produces MRIDVLGSFGGESLDCRMTCLRINGTVALDAGSLSQALSIEEQAQVESIVLTHSHMDHTNSLPFFIENVYGLTSRAIDIYASSATIYALRKYLFNNATWPDFSRLPNHLLPAVRFHELREEVPVVLDGVSFTPFAVDHVVPTYGFIIEQNGKAVIWSSDTGPTRRLWELADQTPGLEAVCIETSFDNSLQKVADVSSHLTPQTLERELAKMRKKVPILLHHLKPPCREQIRREVEALGNPDIGYLEQGFTYDY
- the purS gene encoding phosphoribosylformylglycinamidine synthase subunit PurS, whose product is MKARVTVYPRREILDPQGKAIRTALAGIGFDQVEDVRAGKSFQVALAVDDEEKATALLDEMCQKLLANTVVEDYRIELLEESP